A section of the Citrus sinensis cultivar Valencia sweet orange chromosome 8, DVS_A1.0, whole genome shotgun sequence genome encodes:
- the LOC102620977 gene encoding inactive leucine-rich repeat receptor-like serine/threonine-protein kinase At1g60630 isoform X1, which produces MEPLVSRYYHYPLVFLILSCLIQIPLVRSGDTEALLSLKSSLDPFNRLSSWKNGDRDVCKWQGIKECLNGRVTKLVLEHLNLTGTLDEKIINQLDQLRVLSFKGNSISGQIPNLLGLVNLKSLYLNDNNFSGKFPGSLSSLHRLKIIVLANNQISGPIPESLSNLKRLYMLYLQDNKFTGPIPPFNQTNLRFFNVSNNDLSGQIPVTPALVRFNASSFLLNINLCGEQIQNPCKSISPGPALSPAYPTKPSSKKHKRVKIIAASVGGGLALLLLICIVLYVCLVSRKRNKKGRSSEVRGKGIVGGEGLERGEASGAGGGNAGGDGGGKFSWEGEGLGSLVFCGPGDQQMSYSLEDLLKASAETLGRGTIGSTYKAVLESGFIVTVKRLKDARYPRLEEFRRHMDILGRLRHPNLVPLRAYFQAKEERLLVYDYFPNGSLFSLIHGTRTSGGGKPLHWTSCLKIAEDLASGLLYIHQNPGLTHGNLKSSNVLLGADFESCLTDYGLGSFRNPDSVEEPSATSLFYKAPECREIWKQPTQQADVYSFGVLLLELLTGKTPFQDLVLEHGSDIPRWVRSVREEETESGDDPPSSNEASEEKLQALLNIAIACVSLAPENRPVMREVSKMIRDSRAEAQMSSNSSDHSPGRWSDTVQSLPREEHLSI; this is translated from the exons ATGGAACCTCTGGTTTCAAGGTACTATCACTATCCTCTCGTCTTTCTGATTCTCTCTTGTCTCATTCAGATTCCACTGGTCAGATCAGGTGACACAGAGGCTCTCTTGTCTCTCAAGTCATCACTCGATCCTTTCAACCGTCTTTCATCGTGGAAAAACGGCGACCGTGATGTTTGCAAATGGCAGGGGATCAAAGAATGCTTAAATGGCAGGGTCACAAAGCTTGTTCTCGAGCACTTGAACTTAACCGGTACTCTGGATGAAAAAATCATAAACCAATTAGACCAGCTTCGAGTTTTGAGTTTCAAAGGAAATTCAATATCCGGGCAAATCCCGAATCTCCTTGGCCTTGTAAATCTCAAGTCTCTTTACCTCAACGACAACAACTTCTCCGGTAAGTTCCCGGGTTCTCTTTCAAGCCTACACCGTTTGAAAATCATAGTCTTAGCCAACAACCAGATCTCGGGTCCAATTCCTGAATCGCTGTCCAATCTAAAGAGACTCTACATGCTTTATTTGCAAGACAATAAGTTCACCGGACCAATCCCTCCTTTCAACCAAACCAATCTCAGATTCTTCAATGTTTCCAACAATGATCTGTCTGGTCAGATTCCTGTTACCCCGGCTTTGGTTCGGTTTAATGCGTCTTCGTTCTTGCTGAACATTAATCTTTGCGGCGAGCAGATTCAAAATCCATGTAAGAGCATCAGTCCTGGGCCTGCATTGAGCCCTGCGTACCCGACAAAACCAAGTTCAAAGAAACACAAAAGGGTCAAAATCATAGCGGCGAGTGTAGGTGGTGGGTTAGCGTTGTTGCTTCTAATATGTATTGTGCTATACGTATGCTTGGTTTCAAGAAAACGTAACAAAAAGGGAAGATCCAGTGAGGTCAGAGGCAAAGGGATTGTTGGTGGTGAAGGACTGGAGAGGGGAGAGGCTTCCGGAGCGGGCGGTGGCAATGCTGGGGGCGACGGTGGAGGGAAATTTTCATGGGAAGGGGAGGGTCTAGGGAGTTTGGTGTTCTGCGGACCAGGGGATCAGCAGATGAGTTACAGCTTAGAGGATTTGTTGAAGGCGTCTGCCGAGACATTGGGGAGAGGTACGATAGGGAGTACGTACAAAGCTGTGTTGGAATCAGGGTTCATCGTGACCGTTAAAAGGCTTAAAGATGCAAGGTACCCGCGGCTTGAAGAATTCAGAAGACACATGGACATTCTTGGGAGACTCAGGCACCCCAATCTTGTCCCCCTCAGGGCTTATTTCCAGGCAAAGGAGGAGCGATTGCTTGTTTATGACTATTTCCCCAACGGCAGTCTCTTCTCTCTTATTCACG GAACAAGGACTTCGGGTGGTGGAAAGCCTCTTCACTGGACATCATGCCTCAAAATAGCTGAGGACTTGGCGAGTGGTTTGCTCTACATTCACCAGAACCCTGGCTTAACACATGGGAACTTGAAATCCTCCAATGTGTTGCTAGGAGCTGACTTTGAGTCCTGCCTCACTGATTACGGTCTCGGTTCATTTAGAAATCCCGACTCAGTTGAAGAACCAAGTGCTACTTCCCTATTCTACAAAGCCCCTGAATGCCGTGAAATCTGGAAACAACCCACCCAACAAGCTGATGTTTACAGCTTCGGCGTCTTGCTCTTGGAGCTCTTAACTGGGAAAACTCCCTTCCAAGACCTTGTTCTGGAACATGGTTCGGACATTCCTAGATGGGTTCGGTCAGTTCGTGAAGAAGAAACTGAATCCGGAGACGACCCTCCCTCGAGTAACGAGGCATCCGAGGAGAAACTTCAGGCCCTATTGAACATCGCGATAGCTTGTGTTTCGCTTGCCCCGGAGAACCGTCCTGTAATGAGGGAGGTTTCGAAGATGATCAGAGATTCAAGGGCAGAGGCTCAAATGTCGTCCAACAGCAGTGACCATTCGCCGGGGAGGTGGTCCGATACAGTTCAGAGCTTACCCAGAGAAGAACATTTGAGCATATGA
- the LOC102621750 gene encoding uncharacterized protein LOC102621750, giving the protein MVMEIDSSTPNGDDGVNKINGHDHDGDRRHMAIIEPHSELPKPEAPAGLFALPPSPSSSPPSGNYSFKFGKFIRERSNNFSAAIVKKLNSLDDARAEAEPEPAGSTVIKPDEVTQFNISGLKVVVKLKSHGEEGDEKIKGRISFFSRSNCRDCTAVRRFFKQRGLKFVEINVDVFPPREKELIRRTGSSQVPRVFLNDKLFGGLVALNSLRNSGTFDERFREMLGRKCSGDAPAPPLYGFDDDDEEEESMDEMLLSVKLLRQRLPIQDRLIKLKIVKNCFSGSEMVDVLTHHFKCDRMKAVEIGKQLSRKHFIHHVFGENEFEDENHFYRFLEHEPYIRKCYNFRVATNDTAPKPAVFVGQRLNKIMSAILEAYASDDRRHVDYAAISKSEEFRRYVNLASDLQRVNLFELSPDEKLAFFLNLYNAMVIHAIIRVGHPEGVIDRKSFFSDFQYVVGGYPYSLSTIKNGILRNNRRDTYSLAKPFGSGDKRLELCPLKVNPLIHFGLCNGTRSSPTVRFFSAQGVEAELRSASREFFQSGGMEVNLEKRTVYLTRIIKWFNVDFGQEKEILKWSINYLDATKAGLLTHLLDDGGPVNIIYQSYDWSMNS; this is encoded by the exons ATGGTTATGGAAATTGATTCATCGACTCCAAATGGAGACGACGGAGTAAACAAAATCAACGGTCACGATCATGATGGTGATCGTCGTCATATGGCGATAATCGAACCTCATTCGGAGTTGCCGAAGCCAGAGGCGCCAGCTGGTTTGTTTGCGTTGCctccttctccttcttcttctcctccgTCAGGTAATTACTCATTCAAATTCGGAAAATTCATCCGCGAACGAAGCAACAACTTCTCCGCCGCAATCGTGAAGAAGTTGAATTCTCTCGACGATGCTCGGGCTGAGGCTGAGCCTGAGCCGGCGGGGTCGACGGTGATCAAACCGGACGAGGTGACTCAGTTCAACATATCAGGACTCAAAGTGGTCGTAAAACTCAAAAGCCACGGAGAAGAAGGagatgaaaagattaaaggacgGATAAGCTTCTTCTCGAGATCGAACTGCAGAGACTGCACCGCCGTGAGGAGATTTTTCAAACAGAGAGGACTCAAGTTCGTGGAGATAAACGTCGACGTTTTCCCGCCGCGCGAGAAAGAGCTGATTCGACGAACCGGAAGCTCGCAGGTGCCGCGGGTTTTTTTGAACGACAAGTTGTTCGGAGGACTGGTGGCGTTGAATTCGCTGAGGAACAGCGGCACGTTCGACGAGCGGTTTAGGGAGATGTTGGGGAGGAAATGTTCCGGTGATGCGCCTGCACCGCCGCTCTATGGTTTCGATGACGATGATGAGGAGGAAGAATCGATGGACGAGATGTTGCTTAGTGTCAAGTTGCTGAGGCAGAGATTGCCGATCCAGGACCGTCTGATCAAGTTGAAGATCGTTAAGAATTGCTTTTCTGGGAGCGAGATGGTTGATGTGCTTACTCACCACTTCAAGTGCGATAGGATGAAG GCAGTTGAGATTGGGAAGCAGCTTAGCAGGAAGCACTTCATCCATCATGTGTTTGG ggaaaatgaatttgaagatGAAAACCATTTCTATCGTTTTCTTGAGCATGAACCATATATTAGAAAATGCTACAATTTTCGGGTAGCTACAAATGATACAGCACCAAAGCCTGCTGTTTTCGTTGGCCAAAGGCTTAATAAGATAATGTCCGCGATACTAGAAGCTTATGCCTCCGATGATAGGCGCCATGTTGATTATGCAGCCATCAGCAAAAGTGAGGAGTTCAGGAG ATACGTTAATTTGGCTAGCGACCTTCAAAGGGTGAACCTATTTGAACTGTCGCCAGATGAGAAGTTGGCCTTCTTCTTGAACTTATACAATGCGATGGTCATCCACGCGATAATTAGAGTAGGCCATCCGGAAGGAGTAATCGATCGAAAATCCTTCTTTTCAGATTTTCAATATGTAGTCGGAGGCTATCCTTACTCCCTGTCTACAATAAAGAATGGGATCCTGAGAAACAATCGCAGAGATACCTACTCGTTGGCCAAACCCTTTGGCTCTGGCGACAAGCGCCTGGAG CTCTGTCCTCTGAAAGTGAATCCACTGATCCATTTTGGGCTATGCAATGGAACAAGGTCGAGTCCCACAGTGAGATTTTTCTCAGCTCAAGGAGTTGAAGCCGAACTGAGATCTGCCAGCAGGGAGTTCTTCCAGAGTGGTGGAATGGAGGTGAATTTGGAAAAGAGGACAGTTTATCTCACAAGGATCATTAAGTG GTTCAATGTAGATTTTGGacaggaaaaagaaatattgaaGTGGAGCATCAATTATCTGGATGCGACAAAAGCAGGTCTTTTGACACATCTACTGGATGATGGGGGTCCTGTCAATATCATTTATCAGAGTTATGATTGGTCTATGAATTCTTAA
- the LOC102620977 gene encoding inactive leucine-rich repeat receptor-like serine/threonine-protein kinase At1g60630 isoform X2 gives MEPLVSRSGDTEALLSLKSSLDPFNRLSSWKNGDRDVCKWQGIKECLNGRVTKLVLEHLNLTGTLDEKIINQLDQLRVLSFKGNSISGQIPNLLGLVNLKSLYLNDNNFSGKFPGSLSSLHRLKIIVLANNQISGPIPESLSNLKRLYMLYLQDNKFTGPIPPFNQTNLRFFNVSNNDLSGQIPVTPALVRFNASSFLLNINLCGEQIQNPCKSISPGPALSPAYPTKPSSKKHKRVKIIAASVGGGLALLLLICIVLYVCLVSRKRNKKGRSSEVRGKGIVGGEGLERGEASGAGGGNAGGDGGGKFSWEGEGLGSLVFCGPGDQQMSYSLEDLLKASAETLGRGTIGSTYKAVLESGFIVTVKRLKDARYPRLEEFRRHMDILGRLRHPNLVPLRAYFQAKEERLLVYDYFPNGSLFSLIHGTRTSGGGKPLHWTSCLKIAEDLASGLLYIHQNPGLTHGNLKSSNVLLGADFESCLTDYGLGSFRNPDSVEEPSATSLFYKAPECREIWKQPTQQADVYSFGVLLLELLTGKTPFQDLVLEHGSDIPRWVRSVREEETESGDDPPSSNEASEEKLQALLNIAIACVSLAPENRPVMREVSKMIRDSRAEAQMSSNSSDHSPGRWSDTVQSLPREEHLSI, from the exons ATGGAACCTCTGGTTTCAAG ATCAGGTGACACAGAGGCTCTCTTGTCTCTCAAGTCATCACTCGATCCTTTCAACCGTCTTTCATCGTGGAAAAACGGCGACCGTGATGTTTGCAAATGGCAGGGGATCAAAGAATGCTTAAATGGCAGGGTCACAAAGCTTGTTCTCGAGCACTTGAACTTAACCGGTACTCTGGATGAAAAAATCATAAACCAATTAGACCAGCTTCGAGTTTTGAGTTTCAAAGGAAATTCAATATCCGGGCAAATCCCGAATCTCCTTGGCCTTGTAAATCTCAAGTCTCTTTACCTCAACGACAACAACTTCTCCGGTAAGTTCCCGGGTTCTCTTTCAAGCCTACACCGTTTGAAAATCATAGTCTTAGCCAACAACCAGATCTCGGGTCCAATTCCTGAATCGCTGTCCAATCTAAAGAGACTCTACATGCTTTATTTGCAAGACAATAAGTTCACCGGACCAATCCCTCCTTTCAACCAAACCAATCTCAGATTCTTCAATGTTTCCAACAATGATCTGTCTGGTCAGATTCCTGTTACCCCGGCTTTGGTTCGGTTTAATGCGTCTTCGTTCTTGCTGAACATTAATCTTTGCGGCGAGCAGATTCAAAATCCATGTAAGAGCATCAGTCCTGGGCCTGCATTGAGCCCTGCGTACCCGACAAAACCAAGTTCAAAGAAACACAAAAGGGTCAAAATCATAGCGGCGAGTGTAGGTGGTGGGTTAGCGTTGTTGCTTCTAATATGTATTGTGCTATACGTATGCTTGGTTTCAAGAAAACGTAACAAAAAGGGAAGATCCAGTGAGGTCAGAGGCAAAGGGATTGTTGGTGGTGAAGGACTGGAGAGGGGAGAGGCTTCCGGAGCGGGCGGTGGCAATGCTGGGGGCGACGGTGGAGGGAAATTTTCATGGGAAGGGGAGGGTCTAGGGAGTTTGGTGTTCTGCGGACCAGGGGATCAGCAGATGAGTTACAGCTTAGAGGATTTGTTGAAGGCGTCTGCCGAGACATTGGGGAGAGGTACGATAGGGAGTACGTACAAAGCTGTGTTGGAATCAGGGTTCATCGTGACCGTTAAAAGGCTTAAAGATGCAAGGTACCCGCGGCTTGAAGAATTCAGAAGACACATGGACATTCTTGGGAGACTCAGGCACCCCAATCTTGTCCCCCTCAGGGCTTATTTCCAGGCAAAGGAGGAGCGATTGCTTGTTTATGACTATTTCCCCAACGGCAGTCTCTTCTCTCTTATTCACG GAACAAGGACTTCGGGTGGTGGAAAGCCTCTTCACTGGACATCATGCCTCAAAATAGCTGAGGACTTGGCGAGTGGTTTGCTCTACATTCACCAGAACCCTGGCTTAACACATGGGAACTTGAAATCCTCCAATGTGTTGCTAGGAGCTGACTTTGAGTCCTGCCTCACTGATTACGGTCTCGGTTCATTTAGAAATCCCGACTCAGTTGAAGAACCAAGTGCTACTTCCCTATTCTACAAAGCCCCTGAATGCCGTGAAATCTGGAAACAACCCACCCAACAAGCTGATGTTTACAGCTTCGGCGTCTTGCTCTTGGAGCTCTTAACTGGGAAAACTCCCTTCCAAGACCTTGTTCTGGAACATGGTTCGGACATTCCTAGATGGGTTCGGTCAGTTCGTGAAGAAGAAACTGAATCCGGAGACGACCCTCCCTCGAGTAACGAGGCATCCGAGGAGAAACTTCAGGCCCTATTGAACATCGCGATAGCTTGTGTTTCGCTTGCCCCGGAGAACCGTCCTGTAATGAGGGAGGTTTCGAAGATGATCAGAGATTCAAGGGCAGAGGCTCAAATGTCGTCCAACAGCAGTGACCATTCGCCGGGGAGGTGGTCCGATACAGTTCAGAGCTTACCCAGAGAAGAACATTTGAGCATATGA
- the LOC102621455 gene encoding uncharacterized protein LOC102621455: MENAKAAPTGCFKCGRPGHWSRDCPSSSSSAPSNSNFPSNNTASGGGGGGSGVGDGGVSVSKSAIGGVKEKPKKLPRSRPKLTPDLLLSDDGLGFVLRHFPRAFKYRGRGHEVSDLGHLIGLYSEWHSHLLPYYSFDHFVSKVEQVAASRRVKMCIRDLRDRVANGGDPTKLHEAAVEHDGPVDEQAPAEAMSSERQPHQQDPASNVHAADDFNDLFNEVYRTTTEESSQALQGDEAATNVPSTERCEEGSPKQVPNNEGSRSSEVHVTEEQRARMEANRLKALERAAARARQLQVS, translated from the exons ATGGAGAACGCAAAAGCAGCGCCAACGGGTTGCTTCAAGTGCGGAAGGCCAGGCCACTGGTCGCGTGACTgtccatcatcatcatcctcagCCCCATCAAATTCTAATTTCCCTTCCAACAATACCGCcagcggcggcggcggcggcggcagTGGCGTAGGCGATGGCGGCGTTAGTGTTTCTAAAAGTGCAATCGGTGGAGTCAAAGAAAAACCGAAGAAGTTGCCAAGGAGCCGCCCAAAGCTAACCCCTGATCTTCTTCTCTCCGACGACGGCCTCGGTTTCGTCCTCCGCCACTTCCCTCGCGCCTTCAAATACCGGGGCCGCGGTCACGAG GTGAGTGATTTGGGGCACTTAATCGGGTTATACAGTGAGTGGCACTCCCATTTGCTGCCTTACTACTCGTTTGATCATTTTGTAAGCAAGGTGGAACAAGTTGCTGCCTCCAGACGCGTAAAG ATGTGTATTAGAGATTTAAGGGACCGAGTTGCAAATGGAGGGGATCCTACAAAATTGCATGAAGCTGCAGTCGAACATGATGGTCCAGTTGATGAACAAG cGCCTGCTGAGGCCATGAGTTCTGAGAGGCAACCTCATCAACAAGATCCGGCTTCAAATGTCCATGCTGCTGATGATTTTAACGACCTTTTCAATGAGGTTTATAGGACTACTACTGAA GAATCATCTCAGGCCTTGCAGGGTGACGAGGCTGCTACCAATGTACCTTCTACTGAAAGATGTGAAGAAGGATCACCGAAACAAGTTCCAAATAATGAAGGTAGCCGCTCCAGTGAAGTTCATGTCACAGAAGAACAAAGAGCTCGCATGGAAGCTAACAGGTTGAAGGCATTAGAGAGAGCTGCTGCTCGAGCTCGCCAATTACAAGTATCTTGA